The nucleotide window ttttaaattttttatggcTGTAATGAGATGTaaacattgtttttttttttttttttttgaattccgATAGCAGGTGCAGTGTTACTTTTGCACAGTCTCAGCATATGGATGACGGGAATGTTGATGAGACTTGTGACATGGTTATTACATGTTCAAGTGAGACACCTGTGGACAAAGTACTAACCATATTTTGGGAGAAAGCAATAGAGGGTGTGGGACAGATGTTTAAGTCAGCAACTGACTTTCGACAATCGGTTGCTCAATTTGCTATTGCAAATGGTTTTCGTTATTTGACAAAGCGGAGTGATAAAGCGAGGGTTATTGTTGAGTGTGCAGTTGAGGGATGTTATTGGTCAATTAGGGCAAGTCATGTCAAGCCGAGTGGAATGTTTAGGATTCATAAGTACCAAGGTGTACACCAACATCCACCTGGATCTCAGTTCATTGACAAGGTGAAGGTACCGCAGTCTCTCATAGCTAATACTGTGGTTGAGAAAGTTCGAGACACTCCCAAGTATCCTCCAACTGAAATCATTATTGATATGAAAAGAGACTATCACCTAGAATTGAGTTACATGCAGTGTTGGAGGGCAAAGGAGGTTGCAAATGATAAAGTGTTTGGATCTTTCAAGGAATCTTATCTGTACATCCCTTGGTATTGTAATAAGGTTATTGAGACAAACCCTGGGAGCCATGCTAAATATGAGGTTGATGATGATGGTAAATTTACAAGACTATTTGTAGCCTATTACGCTGCTGTGCAGGGCTTCAGGACAGGATGTAGACCTGTATTGTTCATTGATGGCACTCGCAAGTGTTGCATATGGCTGCCAATTGACCTACAAAGAAAACATAGGTTAGAAGGTTAAGAAACATGGCTGCAAATGTGGTGTTGGatacaaagaaaatttatttcatATTCTAAGAAATTGGATGCAATCTCTTGCAATCAtatgccaaaaaataaaaaatattttctaaacaAATTAGAAATGATTTCTCTTGCTATCAACTTAAAAAAATGGGCACACAtttggttttaagaaatccCGTCAGACCATTTCCAGAAATGGCACATAATTCATATTAAGAAATCGTAACCTTAAGTTTTTGTCCTTAGTAATTAACACATTTTTTACCAATGAGTGTAAATCCAGTAATTTCACATGCCCAATCATATAATGTGAAGATATTCATAATGACATAAGGTTTAGTAACTTTGAATCAATTTTTAAACCTAATTATAGCACCTTTGTGAATAAAGGGAACCCAAAGAAAGTCACAACTTGTCACTTCACCATTTTGCGACATCAATATGCATTTCTACAGAAAAAGTAACCAGACATATTGGAAATAACCttcacttcaccattttggtgcCAACAAGATTCCGCACTGGAGAAAAACTAAACACACTTACTGCAAGGCCTCCTACTAACACTACCACAATCAGCCACCATATCCATGGACAAACTTCAATAAATCCCCATCCAATTAAGAACAGGAAAATTAGATGTCCCTTCCCTTCTTGTCCTTTTCCCATGCAAGATGCTGTAACTAAGAAACTAAAAACAACCTTCCAAGATCCAAATTTGGTGAATCAATGTCGACCATTAAGAAAATTGCATTGGGTCAAACCTTACCAAGGGCATTCTGCAGCTAACCTACTAATGATGCAAAGAAACCAGGTTCAATCTATGGACCAGAATGATGCAGGAAAGTCAGAGAAAAAGAGCTATTCTCTAATGTTATAAGAGAGTTATTGTTGAAAAAGAAGTCAATAGGAggcctttttttggggggaggtcTTTATATGTTTCTCTTAAATGAAATAGGAAGACACATATAGTAACccaacaaaattttaaaataaaagggagaaatagattTTACTAACCTCGCATTCCTTAAGTTGATCAAGCTCTTGCCGATACAGTCTATAGCAATTATGAATGTTGTCAGTTCTACGCCGGCATTTCCATCTAACAGCTCGGGGGAAAGGCCTACATAGGCGAACAACGTCTGGTCTACCAACCCCTAGGCGCTCATAAGCCCATACCTATAAGTTAAATTTGAAATCCATGTTAAACATGCATCATGAATAACAaacactaagatatgctaatAAAGTACaggtcaaaagaaaaaagccaGATAGACTTGAACCAATTTTCCTAAAATTCAGAAGCACGATCATAGTCCCAAATTAACTAGTTAACGTACTGTAAATAGGGTCATTGAACCTCCAATATTAGCAGTGTTCTTCCTTGAGGCACGCATCAATGCCCTATACAAGAAAGCTAAAGTAGCAGCGCCCCATGCATATTCAGCACATTCAACGAAATCAGCAAGCAATGGTAGATATGAAACACTAACCA belongs to Macadamia integrifolia cultivar HAES 741 unplaced genomic scaffold, SCU_Mint_v3 scaffold1921, whole genome shotgun sequence and includes:
- the LOC122065197 gene encoding uncharacterized protein LOC122065197; translation: MKEGGESIAIRMDGTMNFTQFLEKVCSSWNFSPDGVLLKWLVPGSRCAPISLKGDLDLQNMLDFNSRSAIVDVIVSRDDGSIGSDHYGPSRCSVTFAQSQHMDDGNVDETCDMVITCSSETPVDKVLTIFWEKAIEGVGQMFKSATDFRQSVAQFAIANGFRYLTKRSDKARVIVECAVEGCYWSIRASHVKPSGMFRIHKYQGVHQHPPGSQFIDKVKVPQSLIANTVVEKVRDTPKYPPTEIIIDMKRDYHLELSYMQCWRAKEVANDKVFGSFKESYLYIPWYCNKVIETNPGSHAKYEVDDDGKFTRLFVAYYAAVQGFRTGCRPVLFIDGTRKCCIWLPIDLQRKHRLEG